A window of the Balneola sp. genome harbors these coding sequences:
- a CDS encoding biopolymer transporter ExbD, giving the protein MLLKKRKRESAEINGSSMADIAFLLLIFFLVTTTINVDTGIGLVLPPPLEDDVEPPPIKERNLMNILVNQEGRIVMDEEFYQLGEVKARLIEFIKNPTADPNLAETPDLAIVSIRTQRETPYRIYVDMLDEVMGAYKDLRDEASRANYGVPYGSLEEDSPQQEQVKDMYPKKISIAEPNE; this is encoded by the coding sequence ATGCTACTCAAAAAACGAAAAAGAGAAAGTGCGGAGATCAATGGATCTTCCATGGCAGATATCGCCTTTCTCTTGCTGATATTCTTTCTGGTAACAACAACGATTAACGTTGATACCGGAATTGGGTTGGTTCTTCCTCCTCCTTTAGAGGATGATGTTGAACCACCACCCATTAAGGAAAGAAACCTGATGAACATTCTTGTGAATCAGGAAGGCCGTATCGTGATGGATGAAGAATTCTATCAGCTCGGTGAAGTTAAAGCTCGACTTATCGAGTTTATCAAAAATCCGACAGCAGATCCTAATTTGGCTGAGACGCCAGATTTAGCGATCGTGTCCATTAGAACTCAACGCGAAACTCCATATAGAATTTATGTGGATATGTTGGATGAGGTGATGGGTGCTTACAAGGATTTAAGAGACGAAGCTTCAAGAGCTAACTACGGAGTCCCTTATGGTTCTCTGGAAGAAGATAGCCCTCAGCAAGAGCAAGTAAAGGATATGTATCCTAAGAAAATTTCAATAGCAGAACCCAACGAGTAA
- a CDS encoding Fe-S-binding domain-containing protein has protein sequence METLLNIVIYLPLLGIPLILLIKGETSRKWIALLVTALTFVASLPLMFGFDVAASGTPQFLTEGGRLMESLDIKYLVGLDGLSLLLFMLTTFMGPIVIMSSWNSVKKHMAGYLSMLLLLQTASLGVFASLDLMVFYVFFELSLIPMYFLIGIWGGAGRIQATIKFFIYTLVGSLIMLVGLIYLGYDAGAAMGAGTTFTTDWRFLSSDIYTIGLVEQTYLFLAFALAFCIKVPLFPFHTWLPYAHTEAPTAGSVVLAAIMLKMGTYGLIRVCLPIFPNAFMEFAPWMATLAVIGIIYGALVAMVQKDVKKLVAYSSVSHLGFVVLGIFALNTVAVQGAIIQMINHGLSTGALFLIVGMIYDRRHTRMIKDFGGIAKKMPIFTVMFMIATFASIGLPGLNGFVGEFLILNGSFFSELYDNKVFAILAATGVILAAVYMLWMFQRVMFGPLTNEENEKLVDLNGREIGLLVPLVIFMFWIGVHPVDFTKYSETQVTELIEASEAKSMAVIEQSKLEELPDWTAKFYDVDQVESQMVSK, from the coding sequence ATGGAAACTCTCTTAAACATCGTTATTTATTTACCACTGTTAGGCATTCCCCTGATCCTATTGATTAAGGGTGAAACTTCCCGAAAGTGGATCGCATTGCTGGTGACTGCACTTACATTTGTTGCCTCATTACCACTTATGTTTGGTTTTGATGTTGCCGCATCTGGCACCCCTCAATTTTTGACAGAAGGTGGCCGCCTGATGGAGTCCCTGGATATTAAATATCTGGTTGGCCTTGACGGATTGAGCTTACTACTGTTCATGCTTACCACTTTTATGGGGCCGATCGTCATCATGTCTTCATGGAATTCTGTGAAGAAGCATATGGCCGGTTATTTGAGCATGCTCCTCTTGCTACAAACAGCCTCGCTTGGAGTATTTGCATCGCTTGACCTAATGGTCTTTTATGTTTTCTTCGAGCTTTCACTTATACCCATGTATTTCCTAATTGGAATTTGGGGTGGAGCAGGACGTATTCAAGCCACTATTAAGTTTTTCATTTATACCTTGGTGGGTTCACTCATCATGTTGGTTGGGTTGATTTATTTAGGATATGATGCCGGCGCAGCCATGGGAGCTGGAACAACTTTCACAACCGATTGGAGATTCCTTTCCAGTGATATATACACCATCGGCCTTGTTGAGCAAACCTATTTATTCCTGGCTTTTGCATTAGCTTTTTGTATCAAAGTGCCTTTATTCCCATTCCATACTTGGTTGCCTTATGCTCACACCGAAGCGCCAACTGCTGGTTCTGTAGTTCTTGCTGCCATAATGTTGAAGATGGGTACTTATGGGTTGATCCGTGTTTGTCTTCCAATTTTTCCAAATGCGTTTATGGAGTTTGCTCCATGGATGGCAACACTTGCAGTAATCGGTATTATTTATGGTGCTTTGGTAGCCATGGTTCAGAAAGACGTGAAGAAGCTTGTTGCTTATTCATCAGTCAGTCACCTTGGTTTTGTAGTGCTTGGAATTTTTGCGCTAAATACGGTAGCTGTTCAGGGTGCGATCATTCAAATGATCAACCATGGACTTTCAACAGGAGCACTCTTCCTTATTGTTGGAATGATTTATGATCGCCGACATACCCGCATGATCAAAGACTTTGGTGGCATTGCTAAGAAGATGCCTATCTTCACCGTAATGTTCATGATTGCAACATTTGCTTCTATAGGACTACCGGGACTAAACGGATTTGTAGGTGAATTTTTGATTCTTAACGGTTCATTTTTCTCTGAACTCTACGATAACAAAGTGTTTGCTATACTCGCTGCAACCGGCGTGATTTTAGCCGCCGTTTATATGCTATGGATGTTCCAGCGTGTAATGTTCGGTCCATTGACTAATGAAGAGAATGAAAAATTAGTAGATTTAAACGGCCGTGAAATTGGGTTACTAGTTCCATTAGTAATTTTCATGTTCTGGATTGGAGTCCACCCTGTAGATTTCACAAAGTATTCTGAAACTCAGGTAACCGAATTGATTGAGGCTTCTGAAGCAAAAAGCATGGCTGTTATTGAACAGTCTAAGCTTGAAGAGCTACCTGACTGGACCGCAAAATTCTATGACGTAGATCAAGTTGAATCACAAATGGTATCCAAATAA
- a CDS encoding 4a-hydroxytetrahydrobiopterin dehydratase, which yields MAQPLSEKDISAALNSLDGWEFSDDTISKEFEFNDFSEALGFIVQVGLQAEKQVHHPQLFNVYNTVKISLNTHDAGDKVTQKDVDLAKAIESIL from the coding sequence ATGGCACAACCACTATCAGAAAAGGACATAAGCGCAGCTTTGAATTCCTTAGATGGATGGGAGTTTAGCGATGACACCATTTCAAAAGAATTTGAATTTAACGATTTCAGCGAAGCCCTTGGATTTATAGTTCAAGTAGGATTGCAAGCTGAAAAACAGGTTCACCACCCACAGTTATTTAATGTGTACAATACGGTTAAAATCAGCCTGAATACACACGATGCAGGGGATAAGGTCACCCAAAAAGATGTAGACCTGGCCAAAGCAATAGAAAGCATTTTATAA
- the rpsR gene encoding 30S ribosomal protein S18, with product MIKNPSHPKKGQRKVKQCKFTRAGLEYIDYKDTETLQRFTNDQGKILPRRVTGTSAKHQRQLTTAIKRARFLSLLPYVAENLR from the coding sequence ATGATTAAGAATCCATCACATCCGAAAAAAGGTCAACGTAAGGTAAAGCAATGCAAATTTACCCGTGCCGGCCTTGAGTATATTGATTACAAAGACACTGAAACACTTCAGCGTTTTACAAACGATCAGGGTAAAATCCTCCCTCGTCGTGTAACCGGCACTAGCGCAAAACATCAGCGACAATTAACTACTGCAATTAAAAGAGCTCGTTTTTTATCTCTTCTGCCGTATGTAGCTGAAAACCTTCGATAA
- a CDS encoding CopG family transcriptional regulator — protein sequence MRSVRLPEDIDKELENLANQKKVSRSEIIKEALVEYMAQEKKYNQPFESGSRYFGKHGSGEKDRSASYKSRIKDKIRDKHSD from the coding sequence ATGAGATCAGTAAGATTACCTGAAGATATCGACAAAGAGTTAGAGAACCTTGCCAATCAAAAGAAGGTCTCTCGTTCAGAAATCATAAAAGAAGCCTTGGTAGAATATATGGCACAAGAGAAAAAATATAATCAGCCCTTTGAAAGTGGTTCCCGTTATTTTGGAAAGCATGGAAGTGGTGAAAAAGACCGGTCTGCAAGTTATAAATCCCGCATAAAAGACAAGATCCGTGATAAGCACTCTGATTGA
- a CDS encoding AAA family ATPase yields the protein MAQKDQKKKKSVKPDGNKGGNAPKFPTWSIFVLFFILLLAQVLFFSPETGNRIKYSKFLEYVEQGYVTEITITNGVDVTGNYSDKAISDGIITRPEQEDTNLPFATGENQEFNKFRTTMLRGDEIRPVLDANSVEYDVRIEEDWFSGIFVWLIPIALLVVIWIFIFRKMNPGQQVLNIGKNKASLYDQQKETKVTFEDVAGLQEAKAEVEEVVEFLRSPQKFTKLGGVLPKGVLLVGPPGTGKTLLAKATAGEASVPFFSLSGSDFVEMFVGVGAARVRDLFKQAKEKAPCIIFIDEIDSIGRTRGRGMAMGSNDERENTLNQLLSEMDGFNSDKGVILMAATNRPDILDSALLRPGRFDRQIMIDKPDLNGRVQILEVHSKKLKLSGDIDLRVLASQTPGFAGADLANLCNEAALLAARREKNSIEMEDFQDSIEKVIAGLERKNKLISPNERKIVAYHEAGHAIVGWFLEHTDPVLKVSIVPRGLAALGYTLQTPLEERFLMTTEELNDKICALLGGRVAEEIIFGRISTGAQNDLERITKMAFAMVAEYGMSEKLGYISLKDSQNAENSYGFNKIYSEQTSEQIDKEVRKIIDMNRDRTIELLNKHRDELEKLAETLLDKEVLDHHALRDLLGDRPHGKYPEGIFGSKPDSKKNGVSQNGKEEAEESSEDSEPTKEAEKNQETEKKPKKDSESTSDKKESEESEA from the coding sequence ATGGCTCAGAAAGACCAGAAAAAGAAAAAATCAGTTAAGCCAGATGGCAATAAAGGCGGAAATGCGCCAAAATTCCCTACCTGGAGTATATTTGTACTATTCTTCATACTTCTACTTGCTCAGGTACTTTTCTTTTCTCCGGAAACGGGAAATCGTATTAAGTACAGCAAATTCCTTGAATATGTAGAGCAAGGCTATGTAACGGAAATTACAATTACCAACGGAGTTGATGTAACAGGTAATTATTCTGATAAGGCAATTAGTGATGGAATTATTACCAGACCTGAACAAGAGGATACTAACCTCCCATTTGCAACGGGCGAAAATCAGGAATTCAATAAGTTCAGAACAACCATGCTTCGTGGCGATGAAATTCGCCCTGTATTGGATGCTAATTCCGTTGAATATGATGTAAGGATTGAAGAAGATTGGTTTAGCGGGATTTTTGTTTGGTTGATACCTATCGCACTTCTCGTTGTTATCTGGATTTTCATTTTTAGAAAAATGAATCCAGGCCAACAGGTATTAAACATAGGTAAGAACAAGGCTTCGCTTTATGATCAGCAAAAAGAGACGAAAGTTACCTTTGAAGATGTAGCAGGACTTCAGGAAGCAAAAGCAGAAGTCGAGGAAGTGGTAGAGTTTCTAAGGAGTCCTCAGAAATTCACCAAACTTGGCGGTGTACTTCCTAAGGGTGTATTATTAGTAGGCCCCCCCGGAACAGGTAAAACGTTACTTGCTAAAGCTACAGCCGGTGAAGCCAGTGTGCCATTCTTCAGTTTAAGTGGTTCTGATTTTGTGGAAATGTTTGTTGGTGTAGGTGCTGCACGAGTTCGTGATTTATTTAAGCAAGCCAAGGAAAAAGCACCTTGTATTATTTTTATTGATGAAATTGATTCTATAGGTCGTACTCGTGGTCGTGGAATGGCTATGGGATCTAATGATGAGCGTGAGAATACACTTAATCAGTTGTTAAGTGAGATGGATGGATTCAACTCCGATAAAGGGGTTATCCTGATGGCTGCGACCAACAGACCCGATATTTTGGATTCAGCTTTATTACGTCCAGGTCGATTCGATCGCCAGATTATGATTGATAAGCCAGATCTCAACGGTCGGGTCCAAATTCTTGAAGTGCACAGTAAGAAATTAAAACTCTCCGGTGATATTGACTTAAGAGTACTTGCTTCACAAACACCTGGATTTGCAGGAGCCGATCTTGCAAACCTTTGTAATGAAGCCGCATTACTTGCTGCCCGCCGAGAGAAGAACAGTATTGAAATGGAAGACTTTCAGGATTCCATTGAAAAAGTAATTGCAGGTCTTGAGCGTAAGAATAAGCTTATCAGTCCTAATGAGCGCAAGATTGTAGCTTATCATGAAGCTGGTCATGCAATTGTAGGATGGTTCCTTGAGCACACGGATCCTGTCTTAAAAGTAAGCATTGTTCCTCGTGGACTGGCAGCTTTAGGTTACACACTTCAAACTCCATTGGAAGAGCGCTTCCTTATGACTACTGAGGAGTTGAACGATAAAATTTGTGCATTGCTTGGAGGCCGTGTTGCTGAAGAAATTATTTTTGGCAGAATTTCAACAGGCGCGCAGAATGACCTTGAGCGAATCACTAAGATGGCATTTGCTATGGTAGCTGAATACGGTATGAGTGAGAAGCTTGGGTATATTTCACTTAAAGATTCTCAGAATGCTGAAAATAGTTATGGGTTTAATAAAATATACTCAGAGCAAACCAGTGAGCAGATTGATAAGGAAGTTCGCAAGATCATCGACATGAATCGCGATCGCACTATTGAGTTGTTGAATAAGCACCGTGACGAACTCGAGAAATTAGCCGAAACACTTCTGGATAAAGAAGTACTGGATCACCACGCACTTCGTGACTTGTTAGGTGACCGACCGCATGGAAAATATCCTGAAGGAATATTTGGGAGCAAACCGGATTCAAAGAAAAACGGTGTTTCTCAAAACGGTAAAGAAGAGGCTGAAGAAAGTTCTGAAGATTCAGAACCAACAAAAGAAGCAGAAAAGAACCAAGAAACGGAGAAAAAGCCTAAGAAAGACTCCGAAAGCACATCTGATAAAAAAGAGAGTGAAGAGTCTGAGGCGTAA
- a CDS encoding flagellar motor protein MotA produces the protein MISSIALFLLQAPADEGFFNVVVAKFNEGNDGGWMWPVLVTLILGLAIFLERIITLNLADINTRKFIVNVQEALQDGGIEAAEELCAQTRGPVASVFQAGLMRSHEGIEAAEKAISAYGSIEMSFLERGLVWLSLFIAIAPLFGFLGTVVGMIEAFDDIEAAADISPSIVAGGIKTALLTTAGGLIAGIILQIGYNYCVSKIDRLIADMEESSITLIDSIIMLNEGKDLVPPSTSESDA, from the coding sequence ATGATATCGTCGATTGCTCTTTTTCTTTTACAAGCCCCTGCTGACGAAGGGTTTTTCAATGTGGTTGTAGCAAAATTTAACGAAGGTAATGATGGTGGATGGATGTGGCCTGTATTGGTTACATTGATTCTCGGTCTTGCAATCTTCTTAGAGAGAATTATTACTCTCAACCTTGCTGACATCAACACACGTAAATTTATCGTCAACGTACAAGAAGCCCTTCAAGATGGTGGTATAGAAGCTGCCGAAGAACTTTGTGCACAAACACGTGGTCCAGTTGCGTCTGTATTCCAGGCCGGACTTATGCGTTCACACGAAGGTATTGAAGCCGCTGAAAAAGCAATTTCAGCTTACGGCTCAATTGAGATGAGTTTTCTCGAAAGAGGACTTGTATGGTTGTCACTATTCATTGCAATTGCTCCACTCTTTGGATTCCTTGGTACCGTAGTAGGTATGATTGAGGCGTTTGATGATATTGAAGCTGCAGCGGATATCTCCCCAAGTATTGTAGCGGGTGGTATTAAAACTGCACTCTTGACTACAGCCGGTGGTTTGATAGCGGGTATTATTCTTCAGATTGGTTACAACTATTGTGTATCCAAAATTGACCGTTTGATTGCTGATATGGAAGAGAGTTCAATTACTCTTATTGATTCCATCATCATGTTAAACGAAGGAAAAGATTTAGTTCCTCCATCAACATCGGAATCTGACGCGTAA
- a CDS encoding biopolymer transporter ExbD → MAHFKKKNAGSKQEVPTSAMPDVVFMLLFFFMVTTVLREVTLQVRVNLTQAENIEKIEQKRLLSYVYIGPERLPGNRLGEDKVQIDDAIIEDIGGIRTLMYDKLREQPKLIVSLRVDENSEFGLLTDVQEELKQASTFRINYSTRREPN, encoded by the coding sequence ATGGCTCATTTTAAAAAGAAAAATGCAGGAAGTAAGCAGGAAGTACCAACTTCTGCCATGCCGGATGTTGTATTCATGTTGCTCTTCTTCTTTATGGTAACTACTGTATTGAGAGAAGTGACCCTTCAGGTTCGAGTTAACCTTACACAGGCTGAAAACATTGAGAAAATCGAACAGAAACGTTTGCTTTCTTATGTATACATCGGCCCTGAAAGATTACCCGGAAATCGATTGGGTGAAGATAAGGTTCAGATTGATGATGCAATTATAGAAGACATCGGAGGCATCAGAACATTAATGTATGATAAGCTCCGTGAACAGCCTAAATTAATTGTTTCCTTACGTGTTGATGAGAATTCAGAATTTGGATTACTCACAGATGTTCAGGAAGAATTAAAGCAGGCAAGTACTTTTAGGATTAACTACTCCACTCGTCGAGAACCTAATTAG
- the rpsF gene encoding 30S ribosomal protein S6, with protein MSKNYYEFTYIINPVLEEDKFKEAVDKVTKLIEKNGGEIDEVDEWGLRQFAYNIDKKGSGYYVNMYFDAPAEAIASVERQLRIDDDILRFMTLKYDAKMLRHRELQKKNEVPDVFAIEDEDDDSEENDD; from the coding sequence ATGAGCAAGAACTATTACGAGTTTACCTATATCATAAATCCTGTTCTCGAAGAGGATAAGTTCAAAGAAGCCGTCGATAAAGTTACCAAGCTGATCGAAAAAAACGGTGGAGAAATTGATGAAGTTGATGAGTGGGGCTTACGTCAGTTTGCATATAACATTGACAAAAAAGGCAGTGGCTATTATGTGAACATGTACTTCGATGCACCTGCTGAAGCGATCGCTTCTGTTGAGCGTCAGTTAAGAATCGATGATGATATTCTTCGGTTTATGACTCTCAAGTACGACGCTAAAATGTTGCGTCATCGCGAACTTCAAAAGAAAAATGAAGTTCCTGATGTCTTCGCAATTGAAGATGAAGACGACGATTCAGAAGAGAACGACGATTAA
- a CDS encoding 50S ribosomal protein L9: MKIILREDVEKLGQSGEVVDVKDGYGRNFLIPKGKAVMATKGAVQELSRLKKEAARQAEFTVQEAKELAQLLEVTSLTIPVTTGEEDKIHGTVTNADIADALEEREIMVDKKDISLDQDVKALGEYTATVNLVGDLNPQVKFWVVKDE; this comes from the coding sequence ATGAAAATCATTCTTAGAGAAGACGTAGAAAAATTAGGACAATCTGGTGAAGTTGTTGATGTAAAAGACGGCTATGGAAGAAACTTCCTGATCCCAAAAGGTAAAGCTGTTATGGCAACTAAAGGTGCCGTACAAGAACTTAGCAGACTGAAAAAAGAAGCTGCTCGACAAGCTGAATTTACAGTACAAGAAGCCAAAGAATTGGCTCAGTTGCTTGAAGTTACTTCACTTACAATTCCGGTAACAACCGGTGAAGAAGACAAGATTCACGGAACAGTAACTAATGCTGATATTGCAGACGCATTAGAAGAACGTGAAATCATGGTTGACAAAAAAGACATTAGCCTTGACCAAGACGTTAAAGCTCTTGGTGAATACACAGCAACAGTTAACCTGGTTGGAGATCTAAATCCACAGGTTAAGTTCTGGGTAGTTAAAGACGAGTGA
- a CDS encoding pilus assembly protein, giving the protein MISTLIDAGPIIALFDKSDQHHVLMMEFMKNFQGRLISTWPVLTEASYMLDFNKETQLDFISWVSEGGIEIFNLEQWQLVNVREWMNKYSDLPADFADASLLVAAETKNLDSIISLDSDFSVYTLNNGEVLSNLLTGSE; this is encoded by the coding sequence GTGATAAGCACTCTGATTGATGCCGGACCCATAATTGCCCTGTTTGATAAAAGCGATCAGCACCATGTTCTGATGATGGAATTCATGAAGAATTTCCAGGGGAGACTTATTTCGACCTGGCCTGTTTTAACCGAAGCTTCTTATATGCTTGACTTCAACAAAGAAACTCAACTCGATTTTATTTCATGGGTTTCGGAAGGTGGTATTGAAATATTTAATCTGGAACAGTGGCAACTGGTTAATGTGAGGGAATGGATGAATAAATACTCAGATTTACCTGCTGATTTTGCAGATGCGTCTTTACTGGTAGCTGCTGAAACTAAGAATCTGGACTCAATTATTTCATTAGACAGTGATTTTTCTGTGTACACATTGAATAATGGAGAAGTACTTTCCAATTTATTGACTGGGTCAGAATAA
- the thiL gene encoding thiamine-phosphate kinase encodes MFMSDEFQTIQSIGSKALLEKISNFDAYKNKKVVQSIGDDAAVINEENDELTLLTSDTYVEGVDFDPTYTPFNHLGYKILSACVSDIYAMNGKPEAVLVNLAVPNRMSVQMIEDLYGGIYAAGKAHEVEVVGGDLKANHANLVVSVSVYGKVDEKHVTYRKGAKEGDAICVTGDLGGALAGLRILMREKKFWEEHGDETIQPELGDYQFVVKRQLVPEARKDLIETLREKKMIPTSMIDITKGLVNEISEVSEASDLGAYIYQAALPIAIETRQVADEMQEDVDRYALFGGEDLELMFTLSEKKVEEFVNHFNDFVVIGRMVPKEEGMKMQTAEGDVVSFDDLS; translated from the coding sequence CTGTTTATGTCAGATGAATTTCAGACCATACAAAGCATAGGTAGCAAAGCGCTACTTGAAAAGATTTCCAATTTTGATGCCTACAAAAATAAGAAGGTAGTTCAATCTATTGGAGATGATGCAGCTGTCATCAATGAAGAGAATGATGAACTTACGCTACTAACCAGCGACACTTATGTGGAGGGGGTAGACTTTGACCCAACCTATACTCCATTTAATCATCTTGGTTATAAGATACTTTCGGCATGTGTCAGTGATATCTACGCCATGAATGGGAAGCCTGAAGCCGTATTGGTAAATCTCGCCGTTCCGAATAGAATGTCTGTTCAAATGATCGAAGATTTGTACGGTGGCATCTACGCAGCAGGTAAAGCTCATGAAGTTGAAGTAGTTGGTGGTGATTTAAAAGCAAATCATGCCAACTTGGTTGTATCTGTCAGTGTGTATGGTAAAGTCGATGAGAAACATGTCACATACCGAAAAGGAGCTAAAGAAGGGGATGCAATATGTGTTACTGGTGATTTGGGCGGTGCTCTTGCCGGCCTGAGAATCTTGATGAGAGAAAAAAAGTTTTGGGAAGAACATGGTGATGAAACCATTCAACCAGAATTGGGCGACTATCAGTTTGTAGTTAAGAGACAGCTTGTGCCAGAGGCAAGAAAAGACCTCATTGAAACGTTGAGGGAGAAGAAAATGATTCCAACTTCAATGATAGACATAACCAAAGGGTTGGTAAATGAAATCAGTGAAGTTTCGGAGGCATCCGATTTAGGTGCCTATATCTACCAGGCAGCGCTACCTATAGCCATAGAAACAAGGCAGGTTGCTGATGAGATGCAAGAAGATGTAGATCGTTATGCATTGTTTGGCGGAGAAGACTTAGAGCTCATGTTTACTCTTTCAGAGAAAAAAGTCGAAGAATTCGTGAATCATTTTAATGACTTTGTTGTAATAGGGCGCATGGTTCCGAAAGAAGAGGGAATGAAAATGCAGACAGCAGAAGGAGACGTTGTCTCTTTTGATGATTTGTCATAA